A genomic window from Bubalus bubalis isolate 160015118507 breed Murrah chromosome 13, NDDB_SH_1, whole genome shotgun sequence includes:
- the PSPC1 gene encoding paraspeckle component 1 isoform X2, producing the protein MMLRGNLKQVRIEKNPARLRALESAAGEGDPAALALALPGEPPVPAAPAGEDRPADEGGFTIDIKSFLKPGEKTYTQRCRLFVGNLPTDITEDDFKRLFERYGEPSEVFINRDRGFGFIRLESRTLAEIAKAELDGTILKSRPLRIRFATHGAALTVKNLSPVVSNELLEQAFSQFGPVEKAVVVVDDRGRATGKGFVEFAAKPPARKALERCGDGAFLLTTTPRPVIVEPMEQFDDEDGLPEKLMQKTQQYHKEREQPPRFAQPGTFEFEYASRWKALDEMEKQQREQVDRNIREAKEKLEAEMEAARHEHQLMLMRQDLMRRQEELRRLEELRNQELQKRKQIQLRHEEEHRRREEEMIRHREQEELRRQQEGFKPNYMENCF; encoded by the exons ATGATGCTGAGAGGAAACCTCAAGCAAGTGCGCATTGAGAAGAACCCGGCGCGCCTCCGCGCTCTGGAGTCGGCGGCCGGAGAGGGGGACCCGGCGGCCCTGGCCCTCGCGCTGCCAGGGGAGCCGCCGGTGCCCGCCGCGCCCGCCGGAGAGGACCGGCCGGCTGACGAGGGCGGTTTCACCATTGACATTAAGAGCTTCCTCAAGCCGGGCGAGAAGACGTACACGCAGCGCTGCCGCCTTTTCGTGGGGAACCTGCCCACGGATATCACCGAGGACGACTTCAAGCGGTTGTTCGAACGCTATGGCGAGCCCAGCGAGGTCTTCATCAACCGCGACCGCGGCTTCGGCTTCATCCGCCTG GAGTCCAGAACACTGGCTGAAATTGCAAAAGCAGAGCTGGATGGCACCATTTTGAAGAGCAGACCTCTCCGAATTCGTTTTGCTACACATGGAGCAGCCCTAACTGTTAAGAACCTTTCTCCGGTGGTTTCCAATGAGCTACTAGAGCAAGCATTTTCCCAGTTTGGTCCAGTAGAGAAAGCTGTTGTTGTTGTGGATGATCGTGGTAGAGCCACGGGAAAAGGTTTTGTGGAATTTGCAGCAAAACCTCCTGCACGAAAGGCTCTGGAAAGATGTGGTGATGGGGCGTTCTTGCTAACAAC GACCCCTCGTCCGGTCATTGTGGAGCCCATGGAACAGTTTGATGATGAAGATGGTTTGCCAGAGAAACTAAtgcagaaaactcagcagtatcATAA GGAAAGAGAACAGCCACCACGTTTTGCTCAGCCTGGGACATTTGAATTTGAGTATGCATCTCGATGGAAGGCTCTGGATGAAATGGAGAAGCAGCAGCGCGAGCAGGTTGACAGAAACATCCGAGAAGCCAAAGAGAAACTGGAGGCGGAGATGGAAGCAGCCCGGCACGAGCACCAGCTGATGCTCATGCGGCAAG ATTTAATGAGGCGTCAAGAGGAACTCAGACGTTTGGAAGAACTCAGAAATCAAGAGCTACAAAAACGAAAGCAAATACAGCTGAG GCATGAGGAAGAGCACCGTCGTCGTGAAGAGGAAATGATCCGACACAGAGAACAGGAGGAGCTGAGGCGACAGCAGGAGGGCTTTAAGCCAAACTATATGGAAAAT tgtttttag